Sequence from the Lysobacter capsici genome:
TCTGGCCGGCGCGCGCGGAAATCCGGCCCGAGCCGGTCGGCGTGGTCGGCATCCTGTCGCCGTGGAATTACCCGGTGAACCTGGCCCTGGTGCCGGTCGTCTCGGCGATCGCCGCCGGCAACCACGTCTTCCTCAAGCCGTCCGAGCACACCCCGCGCACCTCGCAGTTCCTGCGCGAATTGCTGGCCGACGTATTCCCCGAAGACCGCGTCGCGGTCGCGCTGGGCGGAGCGGAGGTCGGCGCGGCGTTCTCGGCGCTGCCGTTCGACCATCTGCTGTTCACCGGCTCGACCGCGGTCGGGCGCAAGGTCATGGCCGCGGCCGCGCCGCACCTGACCCCGGTGACCCTGGAACTGGGCGGCAAGGCGCCGGCGCTGATCTGCGCCGACTACCCGATCGACCTGGCCGCCGCGCGCATCGCCAGCGGCAAGTGGTTCAACGCCGGCCAGACCTGCATCGGCGTGGACTATGTGCTGGTCGACGCCGCGCGCCGCGACGAACTGGTCGCCGCGCTGCAGAAGCAATTGCGCGAGCGCTACGGCGACCTGCACGCGCCGCAGGACTACACCCGCATCATCAACGCCAGCCAGTACGCGCGCCTGTCGGGTTATCTGGACGACGCGCGCAACCGCGGCCTGCAGGTGATCGAACCGTTCGCCGATCCGGCTCTGCGCGAACAGCGTCAAGCCGAACGCATCTTCCCGCCGGCGCTGGTGATCGATCCCGATCCCGACGCGCAGGTCATGCAGCACGAAATCTTCGGCCCGATCCTGCCGGTGCTGTCCTATCGCACCCTCGATGAAGCCATCGCCCGCATCAACGCGCTCGACCGGCCGCTGGCGCTGTATCCGTTCGGCAACGACCGCGCGCAGATCGAGAAGATCCTCGCCAACACCCTGTCCGGCGGCGTCACCGTCAACGACACCCTGCTGCACTTCGGCGTCCACGACCTGCCGTTCGGCGGCATCGGCCCCAGCGGCATCGGCGCGATCCACGGCCGCAACGGCTTCGACACTTTCAGCAAGCTGCTGCCGGTGTTCCATCAGCGCCGGCTGGTCGCCAGCGATCTGCTCAAGCCGCCGTACAAGGGCACCATCGACAAGATGATCCGCTGGCTGGCGAAATAATCACCACGGTTCGGCCGGCATCGAGCGCGCGTGGCGATGCCCGCGCGCGATGCGACGATCCACCGCAGCGGCCCGATCGATGCCACGCGGATGCACACCACAAAGCCGCCGCGCGAACCGACCCGCATCGGCCCACGCAGCACGGCGAATCCGGCTTTTGCCCACTTTGAAAAAGGGGGCAGCATTCGCGCAGCGAATGCGGGGGATTTGCTTTTGCTCTTGATCTTGCTGCGACACGGACCGGCCCAAACAAAACAGCTAAATCCGCTTTGCCTTTTTCAACCGCCGGACCGGCAACAGCCAAAGCCCCACGCTTAAATCCAGGCGAATCGATGCGATGATCCGTCCGCCGGCCTCAACCCCGGCCACCGACACTGCACGAGACGCATGCCATGGCCGGCCCACCCTCGCTTCCACCACAATCGCTTCCTCCCGAGCCGCTTTCACAACAGCCGCTCCCGCCGGGCCCAACTCCCGCGCCCGCGGCGCGATCGGACTGGCGCGTGTTCTGGTACTCGCTGGCGGTCTATCCGATCGCCGCGGCGCTGTGGCTGCTGTGGATCACGCGCACCTACGGCACCGCCGAGGCCGGCGTGTTCGACTACCTCGACGCGCTCCTGACCAGCCTGGCGGTGGCCGCGGTGCTGCCGGTGCCGGTGCTGATCTGGGGCGCGTACATGCGCAAACCGCTGCAGGCGCTGGCCGGCCTCGCCTTCGGCGCGATCGCGGCGGTGATCGCGTTGCCGCTGAGCATGGAACTGGTCGGCAGCCGCCGCTACGGCCAGTTCGAACACGACAAGGCCCAGTTCGCCGCGTTCGAACAGACCGTGCGCGGCGGCGATCG
This genomic interval carries:
- a CDS encoding coniferyl aldehyde dehydrogenase, with product MDILADTPVTDLPATRERLRTAWQARKPDLAQRRADLIRLRDAFRARVPQMDAAIRADFGHRSSHENLLSEAMITLAEIDHAISHLRRWTRPRGASVGWRFWPARAEIRPEPVGVVGILSPWNYPVNLALVPVVSAIAAGNHVFLKPSEHTPRTSQFLRELLADVFPEDRVAVALGGAEVGAAFSALPFDHLLFTGSTAVGRKVMAAAAPHLTPVTLELGGKAPALICADYPIDLAAARIASGKWFNAGQTCIGVDYVLVDAARRDELVAALQKQLRERYGDLHAPQDYTRIINASQYARLSGYLDDARNRGLQVIEPFADPALREQRQAERIFPPALVIDPDPDAQVMQHEIFGPILPVLSYRTLDEAIARINALDRPLALYPFGNDRAQIEKILANTLSGGVTVNDTLLHFGVHDLPFGGIGPSGIGAIHGRNGFDTFSKLLPVFHQRRLVASDLLKPPYKGTIDKMIRWLAK